DNA sequence from the Penicillium psychrofluorescens genome assembly, chromosome: 3 genome:
CTGTTTTCTTTCAGGATGATCAGTGCATTCCGCCTTTGACACCGACGGAGACGTTGGACTTGAGCGGTGCACATCTTGTTTACATGGTTGTGGGCATGTTTGTCTCGCCGGAGTCGAGACGAGGGGGTCATGGCCGACGGCTGATCGACGCTGCCGTCCAGGCTGCTCGGGAAGAGGGCCAGACACGAGGGGCAGCGTCTGTTCGGATTGTGCTGATTGTTGAGCCTGAGAATGATGTGGCACAGAGGTTGTATGAGAGTACCGGATTTGCCTTTTGGGATGATACGGTCCTGGAGCGGAATTCGGGGCAGCTGTCGCGAGTGCTGGCGATGGTGAGAGAGGTGGTCATGTGATGAGCTGTGTAGTCAGCAAAATCTAGGGTTCCACTAAACTACTTCTGGACTAGCGTGTATTCCCGCCCACAAGCGGAGAAAATTACTCAGGCGAgaatcttttcttttcttttcttcctcaacatTCCAGCGCAGAGCCACACCATAAGATCATCTCTTTTGGAAGACTGTCAGCATCATGTCGAAGATTACAGTCGGTATGTGTCCTCATTATCAGCTTGATCGACGATCCCCATGCTAACCCCCCGTCCAGCCGGAGTGCGCGAGAATGtcaaccagctccttgaGTACTCGctcaacgagaagaagcgcaactTCCTCGAGACCGTCGAGCTCCAGATCGGCCTGAAGAACTATGACCCCCAGCGTGACAAGCGTTTCTCGGGTACCATCAAGCTGCCCACCGTGCCCCGCCCCAACATGGCCATCTGCATCCTGGGTGACCAGCACGATCTCGACCGTGCCAAGCACCACGGCATCGACGCCATGTCCTCGGACGacttgaagaagctgaacaagaacaagaagctgATCAAGAAGCTGGCCCGCAAGTACGATGCCTTTGTCGCTTCCGACACTCTGATCAAGCAGATCCCCCGTCTCCTGGGTCCCGGTCTGTCCAAGGGTAGGTCTTCAAATACCCAAGAAGAATCATGTGCAGTGTACTGACTACTTCACAGCCGGCAAGTTCCCCACCCCCGTCTCCCACGCCGAGGACATGCAGGCCAAGGTCACCGAGGTCAAGTCCACCATCAAGTTCCAGCTGAAGAAGGTCCTGTGCCTGGGTGTCGCTGTCGGCAACGTCGGCATGACCTCCGAGGAGCTGGTCGCCAACCTGATGCTGGCTATCAACTACCTCGTCTCCCTGCTCAAGAAGGGCTGGCAGAACGTCGGTAGCCTGGTCATCAAGGCTACCATGTCTCCTCCCCGCCGCGTGTACTAGATTTGCTCTGTCGCTTTGTTGCGCTGGAGTTGCTATCTAGTCTCGGGGCCCGAGAAGTGGGCTTGTGTCATagtttaaaaaaaaaccaaatGAAGCTTACGATTCGGTCTTGATTCATATCTCGCTCGTAGACAGTATACAATTGTAAATAGAAACACAAGTATCGTACATTCCTCCACTTACTGCATTCCCTCCATCAGCTCCGTCTTATCCAAAATCATGCCCCTCATCCCAATGAATTCGCGCAGAGCCTCCCATTCAGCACCCACTTCTTCACCTCGCATATACAGATCCTTGAATCCCCACGCAACAGCCACCTTGTCCATGGCCGcccgctcttcctctcgcaACCACCGGTGTCGTAACGGAATGCCCGACAACCAAGTCACCCGCTCCATCTGGTCATTGGCAGTAGTGATAGCCATGATGCCGATAGAAGATGTGCCACCAACGTAAGCCAGACTAGCGGCGAACGCGATGCCAGTCGCCGTACTGGGGTCCATGGTGTTCTGGAACGTCGACGCCCACGATGCGAGCGTGTAGCATGCAGCCggggcagcagccagagcagcaagTGGAACAGCGGCcttcttgaagatcttggCGCGATGAAACGCGGGCGCGCAGAATGTGTTGTCGATGATAGCCATGACGAGCGAGAGGTTCTTCTGCGCAATAGCGACGTCCAGAGCCTGGTTGGCCTGGTCGGCGGGCACGGCGCTGTTCACGTTCTTGGGATTCGCCTTGTGAAATTTGGCCGGCGAGCTGTTCTCTTCGGGCACCGGCTTGTTGGCGTACAAGTGGAAGATCTCCGGGAAGTGCTCGGGACGCCGCAGGAGGGTTTGCGTGGTCGTGAAGTGTGCCAGGGCCTCTGGCGAGATGAAcaccttcttgtccttgaggaGGTCGGTGACTATGCGCGATACCGATTCGGCCAGTTTGGGGTCTCGCACCGGGCTGGTCTGGTTTGTGCGGCCTCCTGCTGGCGGGCTTTTTTTCTCGTCCAGGTTCAGCAATGGGGAGATTGCATTGTTTTCATTAGTCGCAGAGCGTTCGTCTTGATCGTGCTCATGCGATACAAGATCCTCTGCGATTTGCTGGCATCTTTGCAGCAGATTCACCACGGTCTCGTTTGCGGGCACCGTGTCTGAATTGCGAATGGCGGACGCTTCTTTCGAGAGCTCACGAATGGCGGTTTCGGGGCTTGATGCAgcagaggaggtggaagcgAAGGGACGCACTGGGAGTAATGGCGAAGCTAATTGCACTCTCAGATTCGGGGTGGAGGATTGAGGACGTAGACTGTGGGAGACCGGTCGACTCTTGGGGACAATGCGCGGCAGGTGTGCGAGGGAAGTCGCTCGACGAGAGACCGACAATTGACAAAAGTGGCAAACCAGACCTTGAGGACTGGAAGCGCTGCGGCCTGCCAGAGTGACGCGTTTCATGGCTTagggtggtgttggtggttGGTGTATGGAGGTAGGTGGAAGGTCTTTTTTCTGGCTCCAGGCGGCCACTTACTTGGGCCCGAGCGCTTCCCCGTACTTGGTCTTGGATTCTCACTCTTTCCACACTTCTCCGTCAACAACTcctgctggtcaaggagctcttcctcccactctACTCCTCTCGCCCATCTGAGACTCGACCAAATCTCTGCATTCTTATCTGATCTCAACATCTAtgcctcctccccctcctccaccgccgccgccgccgcctggaGGGCCGGGCggccctcctccgccccctCCGCCTGGTCAACTCCCAAACCGGCCAGCAAAAGGCGAAGTGAAAGATAGAGTATGTTAAATGGACCTTCCGCAGCGAACAGACCTAAGCACTTCATGTGCTTCTTGGACTTGCCTTAGGAACCTGGTGACTGATACCTTCGCAGGGCGCACTTCTATCTGATATCCGTGGAGGTGCTCGTTTAAAAAAGGCCGTCACCAATGATCGCTCTGCACCAGTTATCGCGGGCTCAGGAGGCGGCTCGGCAGCTCCTCCGGTCGGAGGAGCGCCCCCGGTTCCTGGCATGAAGCCGCCATCTGGCCTCGCACCGCCCGTTCCATCAGCGGCAAACCGGGTCCGAAGCAACAGCGAAGGAGTGTCCGGCACCGATGGTGCTGCAGATTCTCCGGCCGCTTCTCAATTAGCAGGCATATTTGCGGGTGGCATGCCCAAGTTGCGCAGTCGCGGGGGTGTTGCTACCGGTGCCACTCGCGACTCTCCCTACATGTCAGACTCGGAGAGCGCGCGCCGAGcgcctgctgctcctgcccCAAAGCCTCCAACGGCTCCCAGACCACCTGGAGCACGACcgcctctccctccaccatcaACAGAGTCATCTACGCAGCCAATCAACCCGTTGGTTGCCAGCCTCAAAAAGGCGCCGCCGCGCCCCGTCTCTACTGCATCATCCAAGACTGCGCCTCCGGAAGCTCCCCCTCCACgcgcacctcctccacctccggcATCACGGAaaccatctgctcctccgccgccgcctccttctGTCAGCCCTGCTGCacccccaccgccgccaccatctgctgcgccgcgggcacctccacctccaccctcGGGCGCTCCGCCTTCTGTTGCTGCACAGGCAGCCCGCACAGCCCTGGGGCACACCAGCAGttcaccggcggcgccgccgccaccaccgccagcctCTGCGCCGGCAGTaccacctccccctccacccACATCACCTCCTATCGTACCTCCCAGCGAGCCTCCGGCCCGTCCATCTCCTGTTTCTGCTCGACCCGCCTCGCACGAGTTCCACTCAGCGTTGGATCCCAGCGCCTACACCCTGACCAACGGCGCCGGGTCTTCGCCGACACGCAGTTCACGAAGCCCTTCGGTCCATGGCAATGTTCGCGTCGAAGATAACCGGTTCAAATTTCAGGGCGACGGGCTACTCCCCAAGCCACGGCCGTTTATtggaggagctcggcggTACCGGGCCGGGCGCGGCAGCAGTGTGCCGTTGGATCTCAGCGCGCTGAGCGGCTGAGCGGAGTGCATGGGGAATTGCAGGCGATATCGTGCACAGATAGGAATGCCAACTACACATATATTATTTCTTTCATTCTGTAATTTTGTGTTTTGTATATCAAGTCTGTAAGCTAAGCTCCGACACGTGACCCGCGCGATCCTTCCTCGTTCGGGATTGTCGTGCACTCGTGGAGTTCAGTTCAACTCGCCGTCCACCCTCAATTCTTTCTATTCTTCTCCCAGTCGACTGTCTCAGGATCTCTTGGTGCAGCACGACGAAGGAAATTCACGACCGAGCCGAACCTCTTCTCTGGGGTGGTGGACGCGACAGGTCTTTCAAGCTACAACACCCACGACACACCCTGGGCTGATCGACCTTGATCCAAAACGGCCCGGTGACCGCATTGCTCGCGAGCACCAGACAAGCCGAATTCTTTATCCGTTCCTGTCAGCGCGTGTCGCAttgcccaccatgtctctCCAAGCGTACATCAACAGTGAGTCCCTCAGTCCATGCGCTGAATCAACTCCCAAACTAACACCCTTGCCAGAAAAagtcctcatcctcaccgTGGACGGCCGTACCCTCATCGGCACCCTTCTCTCTACCGACCAACTCACGAACCTGGTCCTCTCCAACACCATCGAGCGCATCATCCGCACcccagacgacgacgagcccTCGTCACAGATCGAGCATGGCCTGTACCTGATCCGCGGCGACAACGTGGTCGTCTGCGGCGAGATCGATGAAAAGATTGACGCTGATATCGACTGGGCCAAGGTGAAGGGCGAGGTCATCCGGGGCACGAAGAATGCATGAGTTTCTTGacccccaaaaaaaaagcaacCTACCTCGACGATTTCCGCTTTTCGACTGATCATTTATCTTTTTCCCGGCGTTTTCTTGGGAGCTCTGTGTGGACTGGAATACATTTGATACATTTACATTTGCATGCGATATGACAGCGCCGATTTACTTCCGGTCGGGGTGCTGATAATAAAGACGAGCCAAGGCAAGGCAAGGCTAGGCTGAGAAGGATGCTAGTCTATGACTGGCGCGCACGCTCTGCCACTGCCTCGAGTCCTGTCGGGATGCATTTGGCCCTCTACTAACGCAGCCAGCATCATCGGGAAGGATTCACATGCTGAACCTCTGCCATGTGGTTTGACGCTCGGCATCGGCCGTCGGTGATCATTGCGTCGCGATTTGCGGGGGAGGCACGGAGGCGATCCAATGGGTTGCGGAGGCCGTGTTCGGATTCTGGAGGATGCGTTGGAAATGAAACCCTCGCTTGGGCAGGCAGAAATACCAAGAGGCCAGAGTGCCGCATCCGTCCCCTAATCATCACCATTTATTCCTTCTCAAAGTCAATGCTCATGGGACACTCCTAAAGACCGCCCCTTTTCAGTTAAACGACCACGTGGGAGAGTAGTTAATAATTGCGTTTCCACCTTCATAGGCTGTGTCAACAGAAAATTCTTAAAAAGGGGGTCTAGGTAGTTGCGCTAAGATCCTGGCTCCCCGGTGGTTGTTGCCCCATCCCCCCGTACCGACGTGGTGGCAACGATTAGTTATGCGGTTAGCGAACAGGAGACACGTAATCTAGGATGTCGCACGTAGACGATGCTGATTATTATAGGTCCAGCGAGAAATGTTCTAGTGAGTGCCTTGGTCCGTCACATTCTTCGCTAGGTCACACCCAAGGCGAATTGGTTAGTCCCGACGTACTGGTCTATGCAACGACCGCTAAGCCCCATCGGAAGCACCGGGCCCCTCCTGGTTTCATTTCACGCTCACTCTTCCATCACTCTtagtctctctctccctcttaCACTCCCCACTCTCcgtctttctctttctctttt
Encoded proteins:
- a CDS encoding uncharacterized protein (ID:PFLUO_005407-T1.cds;~source:funannotate); translated protein: MSKITVAGVRENVNQLLEYSLNEKKRNFLETVELQIGLKNYDPQRDKRFSGTIKLPTVPRPNMAICILGDQHDLDRAKHHGIDAMSSDDLKKLNKNKKLIKKLARKYDAFVASDTLIKQIPRLLGPGLSKAGKFPTPVSHAEDMQAKVTEVKSTIKFQLKKVLCLGVAVGNVGMTSEELVANLMLAINYLVSLLKKGWQNVGSLVIKATMSPPRRVY
- a CDS encoding uncharacterized protein (ID:PFLUO_005408-T1.cds;~source:funannotate) produces the protein MKRVTLAGRSASSPQGLVCHFCQLSVSRRATSLAHLPRIVPKSRPVSHSLRPQSSTPNLRVQLASPLLPVRPFASTSSAASSPETAIRELSKEASAIRNSDTVPANETVVNLLQRCQQIAEDLVSHEHDQDERSATNENNAISPLLNLDEKKSPPAGGRTNQTSPVRDPKLAESVSRIVTDLLKDKKVFISPEALAHFTTTQTLLRRPEHFPEIFHLYANKPVPEENSSPAKFHKANPKNVNSAVPADQANQALDVAIAQKNLSLVMAIIDNTFCAPAFHRAKIFKKAAVPLAALAAAPAACYTLASWASTFQNTMDPSTATGIAFAASLAYVGGTSSIGIMAITTANDQMERVTWLSGIPLRHRWLREEERAAMDKVAVAWGFKDLYMRGEEVGAEWEALREFIGMRGMILDKTELMEGMQ
- a CDS encoding uncharacterized protein (ID:PFLUO_005409-T1.cds;~source:funannotate), whose amino-acid sequence is MKPPSGLAPPVPSAANRVRSNSEGVSGTDGAADSPAASQLAGIFAGGMPKLRSRGGVATGATRDSPYMSDSESARRAPAAPAPKPPTAPRPPGARPPLPPPSTESSTQPINPLVASLKKAPPRPVSTASSKTAPPEAPPPRAPPPPPASRKPSAPPPPPPSVSPAAPPPPPPSAAPRAPPPPPSGAPPSVAAQAARTALGHTSSSPAAPPPPPPASAPAVPPPPPPTSPPIVPPSEPPARPSPVSARPASHEFHSALDPSAYTLTNGAGSSPTRSSRSPSVHGNVRVEDNRFKFQGDGLLPKPRPFIGGARRYRAGRGSSVPLDLSALSG
- a CDS encoding uncharacterized protein (ID:PFLUO_005410-T1.cds;~source:funannotate), with product MSLQAYINKKVLILTVDGRTLIGTLLSTDQLTNLVLSNTIERIIRTPDDDEPSSQIEHGLYLIRGDNVVVCGEIDEKIDADIDWAKVKGEVIRGTKNA